GGCCAATGGCATGGGTGGCTctgcggttagagcaccgggctatttaTTAAtgtgggctcggcaagctgccactcttGTGCCCATGAGCAGGGCCCTTCACCCTTGGTGCTCCCTGGGTgcctcagcaatggctgcccactgcttatatctgtgtccaacactaatgttGAATATAGTCTTGTCTTGTCATTCTGACTTCAATATAATTGTTTACTCCTAAAAGAAGAGTGTTTGCATGGCATGCCTTAGAGAAAACGATTGTGGTTTTAAATATTAGGTCCCAGCGTAAAACCCAATTCAATTTGAAATATGTCAGATATGTCATAAATATCTGGACTTACATTGTTTGTTGGTGTAAAGTTGCATTGAGCAGCttgtattttaaaacatttttatataacACAGTGCACAATGTGACCACTgtgaattatatattttttcttttcaatCTTCACAATACTGTGAAACAAAATGTTAccataataaagaataaatctTTCATATTTTGCACTTTGACAcctttttgtattgtttatttttttcttttcttttaggaATACAGCTGTCTACAGTGCTCAAATGTACCTTCACAAACACATCGAGTAATTCTCCCAGGAAGAAAAGATCACACTGCTGAAAACAGGAAAGACTGATCGCGAGAATATGGCGTCTGTGAGGAGCTGCAGTAGTCCCCAGTCAGAAATGTCTCAGGAAACACCGACAAATACAGATAAGAAGAGAACACACATCTGCTCAGTGTGTTGGAAGAGTTTTAGTAAACAGAGTCATCTGCAAcagcacctgctcattcacacaGGGGAAAAGCCGTTTTTGTGCTCTGAGTGCGGGAGGAGTTTTATCAGGCAAAGTTCTCTTAAAACGCACCAGCTTATTCACACGGGAGAAAGACCGTATTcttgctcagagtgtgggaagagtttcacCCGACTAAGTTCTCTAAAAACACACCAGattattcacactggagagcaACTCTATTACTGTACAGAGTGCGGGAAGAGTTTTAACCATCAGAGAAACTTCCAACGACACCAGCATGTTCATACACAAGAGAAGCCATTTTCCTGCTCAGATTGTGGAAAGGGCTTTACCCGCCAAGATGTCCTGAAATTacatcagcgcattcacacaggagagaagccgtactcctgctcagagtgtggaagGAGTTTTAATTATCTAAATAATTTCCAAGCacatcagcgcattcacacgGGACAGAGGCCGTATtcctgctcagagtgtgggaagagtttcaatACTCAGAGCAATCTCCAGACCCACCAAcgtattcacacaggagagaaaccgtattgCTGCTCAGAGTGCGGGAAGGgttttattacttattataaCCTTAAAATCCATCAGCGCGTTCACACGGGGGAgaagccgtatcactgctcagattgtGGAAAGAGTTTCAGTGAGCAGAGTACTCTGcaaaaacaccagcgcattcacacggGCGAGAAGCCGTACTGCTGCTcggagtgtgggaagagttttaggGAGCAGAGTAATTTTCAGAagcaccagcgcattcacaaaAAAGAGACATATTTCTGCTCCAAATGTGAGAAGAACTTCAGACTTCTCCGATCtttcaatacacacacatgctgtaaGACATCTGAAGAGTTGGTTTAGTCAAAAACATTTCCATCCACACTTTATTATGAATAATGTAACCAGTCATTTAATAGTTTAcaaataattaatgaattaatgttGTGCATGTATGATCGTGAGTGTTTTTAATTATACATGTATGACTGCGATTGTTATTTTAGTTTTGTGTCTTTAGTTTACTATGATGTGACTACAATTTCTGCATGTAACTGTTCTATAAATTCACCAAAAGAAGCAGACGGGGAACATCTTTCACAAGTTCTTATGTATAGGAGATTGGGAACTTTTTTTGGATCATGTGGAGGCTACTGGCATGTATACCATTTCAACCACCAAGCCAAAACTACAGGAGACATTGCAGTTAACTGTGGACTAGCAAGTGGTGGTGCTTTTGGGTATTTTTCATCTGTTGTGTTTCTGTAATGAAATATATGTACAGAATTGAGGAAGtaacataacaataataatacatgaaCATAAAAATCTGCATAACCTGGAGATGTCAAGgtgtgaatttatttttttggttgtGTCTCAACTGTTGTTTCTTACCTTATGTAATCAGATGTAGTTCTTGAATACTGGAACCGCTTGTTAATAATGATCCAAGATCGCTATTTTAACATCTTCACCATCAAGTAATGCaagatgtttttctttttcttcactTTTGCCTACTTACCTTTCAGTTAATTCCTGAATTATTCTGAAGTGTTTGCCCTATCTCGCCCTAGAAGTacacaaaagacaaaaacactaaATTAAACAATACTTAACTAGCTTACAAGGATGATTTAGCAGCCTGTAAAGACCAACCAGAAGATTCAGTTTTGATTCAGAATTTAACAAATGTGATGCAGACTTAAAATGTTCATTATTCAAATTTCACTCTTCCCAGTAAGCAAAGACAAGTCCCAAAAACATTTTCAATGTCTTTGACTCAAATCACAATATGTACAATATTGACACTTCACAATATGTCCCTCGGTAACCAAAATGTAAGCTTTTATGATGTCTTTTTAGACAACAGACAATTTAATAATCagaaatgtcatcacaggacctacaggtaatttttttttgccacacgttttaaagtacagcatctaccattacacatttacacatctactacaaacattatatatatatatatatatatatatatatatatatatatatatatatatatatatgtatatatgttgtACAAGACAAGGTAATACAACTGAAATTAGAATCAACAGCTGCAGATAATTAGAACATTTGCTCTTGGTTGTTAAATTGAGTggtatggtatatatatatatatatatatacacacacacacacccaccataCCACAGTTAGCGACTAGCAGTTACTGACATCCTGACTAATATTAACATGCAATATTAAAACTGCCTTGTTTCTAATTGTTATTAATTCAATATTTTTGAAATTGTACTGTAGGTCAATGTAGCAGCTAGTAGCTAgcactaatgtgtgtatgtaggccCGTTtctgtgctaagctaacagcGACAGCTAAGCTAGCTAACGTTTTCAGCTAGAAAGCTAATAAGTTAACTAACTTATTAACACAGAATTTGAGCTGGAATTGATCGTGTGATATTTCCtaacccctcacacacaccctgatTGATAAATACTAAGGTAAATGTCGATTTTTGGTTTTGCTGATCGTCTCTCTGACAGGCTCCTCAGGATTAGCCAGCTAGCTGGTAGAAACCAGAATCGCCTCAGATTTGAAAGTTAACGGTCGACGGCAGATTGAGCGCTCGCGCTGCTGCTCGCGCTGCTGCTCGCGCTGCTGCTCGCGCTGCTGCTCGCGCTGCTGCTCGCGCTGCTGCTCGCGGACACTAGaggtgttattatttttatttttatttttattattattattattattatacgtttttattttatttcaggtcGTATAGATGTTTAATTGAAAAACAAACGGTAATAGTAAAATCAGTctgtaataattacataaaaaatctGAATCTGACCAACATTcataacattttacattttaatatttatcaGCCAGTATGTGTCAGAGAGGGGTTAGCAAATACTAAACTATCATCTCCTGTGTTGAGAatatgtgtggatgtgtgtggtaTCCTGTAATGGGCCGGTGGTGTCCCTGGTGTCCAGGGGTTATTCTTGCTTTGGGCCCAGTGATTCTGTAGCAAGAACATCAACATAATTGTATTTCAtgccatttttaatattatacgTTTTTCAGATACCAAAAACTGCCATAATGTAGCTGTATGTGATTTAATAGCTGCTGACCTGCTGatctgagaatagtccaccaaccagaaatgcCTTGCCAACAGCGTCCTACGGGAAGAATCCTGTAGGCACCGATGAAGGACTGATGGATGGAGGATGACCAACGcagactgtgcagcaacagatgagcttcagatgagtctctgactttaccttcatcaaaaaggtggaccaactagacAGGAGTGTCtaacagagtggacagtgagaggaCATCTTGCAGGGTGTTAGAAAGAcaaccaacaaaaaaaattaccttgatatactgtatatcagcCAGGTTGTGTGTGGGGTTAGGAAATATGATACTATTAATTCCAgctcataatataatatatgttaataagattattattattattagccttATAATTGAGAACCTATTAACTGGTAGCTTAGCACATAAATGTGCCTGCTTACTCAAATAAGTGCTAGGTACTCAGATATTCTTGGAAACTGGAGAAAACTGAAGACGTCTGATATAGGAAGAGCTCTATCACACTCAAGTAGCTCAGCTTAACCAAGTCTGTGAGGAGAAGACTTGCAGGTGGCATGGCAGGAAGAAGGCCATTGCTTAGCTGGTACTATAAGAAAAGCTGGCTTGCCTGGGACATGCAGCAAGATATAAAATATACAGCAgattaaatgttacattttactcATTTAAAGAGTTGACATCAAATGTATGTCTAAAAGACAGTAACAGATTAAAGCACTGGTAATATTTAGCCCGGGGTCTAATTCCACAGCCTCAGAGCAGTGACTGCAGAAGAATGGTCACCCTTAACCTTTAAACCAGACTAGAAAACAGCCAGGAGGAACTGGCCTgggcaagagcttctcattctgaagaaagaaagtagtgagatcttgtcggtgagctagtctgaagaacagagctcgctcggttcctccagggttctcctggacgccccccagtccagccagcacagcgtggaggatgtgttcacctccatcatcagcagcagcagctcacctgatttaccatcattaagccctgatttaccaccaaaccaggtgttgatctgaggagaactctaaataacactagactccatgagagaggagaactttggagatgttctaatgatgaacacagtgatggagaaccacctccaccttctgtagtttattctaatattagtgtttattgAACAGATAAGACACTCTAACAGGGGAATAAAActtttgtactgtactgtagatgtaTGTATCTTGAGATATATGCCCAAACTTTAATGATATATTAGTGATTCTTTAATTAGGGTAACTTATGTCCCCAGGTTATAGattcatcttaaaaaaactt
This portion of the Salminus brasiliensis chromosome 9, fSalBra1.hap2, whole genome shotgun sequence genome encodes:
- the LOC140561934 gene encoding uncharacterized protein isoform X1, with translation MASVRSCSSPQSEMSQETPTNTDKKRTHICSVCWKSFSKQSHLQQHLLIHTGEKPFLCSECGRSFIRQSSLKTHQLIHTGERPYSCSECGKSFTRLSSLKTHQIIHTGEQLYYCTECGKSFNHQRNFQRHQHVHTQEKPFSCSDCGKGFTRQDVLKLHQRIHTGEKPYSCSECGRSFNYLNNFQAHQRIHTGQRPYSCSECGKSFNTQSNLQTHQRIHTGEKPYCCSECGKGFITYYNLKIHQRVHTGEKPYHCSDCGKSFSEQSTLQKHQRIHTGEKPYCCSECGKSFREQSNFQKHQRIHKKETYFCSKCEKNFRLLRSFNTHTCCKTSEELV
- the LOC140561934 gene encoding uncharacterized protein isoform X2, which codes for MASVRSCSSPQSEMSQETPTNTDKKRTHICSVCWKSFSKQSHLQQHLLIHTGEKPFLCSECGRSFIRQSSLKTHQLIHTGERPYSCSECGKSFTRLSSLKTHQIIHTGEQLYYCTECGKSFNHQRNFQRHQHVHTQEKPFSCSDCGKGFTRQDVLKLHQRIHTGEKPYSCSECGRSFNYLNNFQAHQRIHTGQRPYSCSECGKSFNTQSNLQTHQRIHTGEKPYCCSECGKGFITYYNLKIHQRVHTGEKPYHCSDCGKSFSEQSTLQKHQRIHTGEKPYCCSECGKSFREQSNFQKHQRIHNKDRNHHCFECGKSFTRQSTLHRHQLIHTGERPYNCSQCGMRFNVLSNLQTHQRIHTGEKPYCCSECGKRFTRQNVLQRHQRTHTGEKPYQCSECGRSFNQQSHLQLHQRIHTGAKPYDCSDCGMSFTRLSHLQRHQRIHTGEKPYYCSQCGKNFRHSHTLKTHRCTEVKVQDTAIKP